The Stigmatella ashevillena genomic sequence AAGGGCCGAGGCTGGCTCGCCAGTGAGCAGGGCCCGCTCGACCTTCACGCCCAGCTTCTCCAGCCGCCGCGCCTCATCTCCCAGCGCGGCATCGGCTGCATCCATCAGCGCCTTGCCGAAGGCCTTCGCGGAATCCGAGGGCAGGACGTGGACCAGCCACAAGGTCTCTCCTGCCTTCCGGGCGAGGTGTGCTGCGGCGTCACAGGAGCGGTGCGTGGCATCGGAGAAGTTGGTGGCGCAGATGATGGGCATGGTGCCTCCTCGAAGAAGGGCCTGGGGGCCCATGGACTCAGTGCCCTTCTACCGTGTTGCGGGCGGCTACTGAACCCAAACGCCGGCCGAGAACGTGTCCACCCGCGCCCCCGTTGGCGTGGAGCGGGAGGAGGTCGCGGTCAGCAGGCAGACGGCCCCGGGGGCAGGGGACGTCCAGGAGTAGTTGGCATGGCACGAGGTGTCTCCACACACCTGTGTGCCCGTCACCACATAGCTGGGAGTGCCGTTGCAGGAGACTTGGAGCACCGTCGTCCAGGAGTTGTAGATGGTGATTTGGACTTGAAACTTCTTGAACGCCTGGACGGGCGCGAAGTTTCCAGCCGCCGAGGAGCCTGGGGCGCCCCGCTCGCGGAGGCCTGAGTAGGTGTAACCCGACGAATAGTGGCTCATGGAGAGTCTGGAGATGAATGGCCTGGGGACGTAGGTCGCGGAGACGTTCACGCCACCGGCCCCCGGTTGGACGTTGATCTCCAGGGAGGCGCTGACGCTCTTGTCGGCCACCGAGGCCGTGAGCGTGAGCGTGCATGCTCCCGCGGTGTCCGCCGTCCACGACGTCGTGGCAGACGAAGGAGCGTCGAACACACCGGAGGGACAGGTGCTGGACCAAGCATAGGTGATCGCCGCACCGGCGGGATGGACAACGTCCGCTGACAGCGTGATGGCCTCGTGGACCCCGGGCTCCAACTTCGAGGCCGTGAATGATTTGAGAATGGGCTCGAGGGTTTGCTGTCCAGGCTCGGGTGTCTGGTCATAGAGAACCAGGGTCACGGCCGAGATGACGCCTGCCGTCACGGTGACGTTCGCGGAGCCGGAGGCGACGATGCCCTGATTGGGATCGGCCGTATACGCGGCAGCGGAAAGGACATACGCCCCCTCGGGCAGGGTGAGCATCCCCTGGAACGCCTGCGAGGAGGGGTCTCGCGACAGCGTCGAGGTCGTTCCCGTGGGCTGTGCCGTGAGAACGACTTGGGCGATTTGGTCGATCGAGAGTTCGCGGAGGGTGACGCGGACGCCCGCCTGGGGGACATCGGAATCCGTCCCGGGATCGCACGCCTGCAGAAGGGTGACGGCCAGCAAGGAGAGAAACAGAGCAGCTTTCATGGTGAGCAGGGACCTTTCTCACGGCGGGAGCGCAGGCCGCTCCGCCGACCCGGCCTGCTCAGACGGTATCCCTCAGTTTTTGTGGAGGTTGTACTTGAGGACGTATGTTTTTCCCGCTTTGACAGAGATGACGCGGGTGACGTCCTTGTCCAGCGACGCATTGATGAAGCGGACGATGTGACGACCTTCCGGAATCTCGAGCGGAAGGAAGGGGGTCACTCCCACCTCCTGTCCATTGAGGAGGACGCGTGTCTCGGCGGCAAGGCGGAAGTCGACCAGCCCTTTCTCGGCCTCGGCAGGGGCGTTGCTCGGGGCAGGCGGCTCTGGGGCGGTGCTGGGTTCGGCCTCTGGAGCGCGCGAGCGCTTGGCGAGCGAGGGCTGCTCCTCATGGGCGCCGAGGGGCTGAGGCGATGGGAAGAGCTGTGGGTCCGAGGGGCTGGGTGCCAGTGGCAGGGCTGGCTCGGCGGTCGCGACGGCCGTTTCTTCCGCAGGGACGTCTGTGCCCGCTGGAATCGCGGCTTCGGCCGAAGAAGGCGCCAGAAAGGGAAGGGCGTCGTGGCTCCAGAGGTAATGGCCTCCGCCTCCCACGAGGACCAGGATCAAGAGGGTGGGCAACAGCCACTGACGCCGCCGGACCGAGCTGCGCAGGGAGGCTTCGAACTGCGCGGTGTCATCCATGTCCGAGCGGGACAGGGGCGCAGGGGGAGGCTTGGGCCTCCCCGCCGAGGTCATTCCGGACGTGGCCGCAGTGGAAGGCCGAGGTGTTCCTCCCCCGGGTGTCGTCATCGCCTCGTGTCCCGTTTTGGAGAGCCTGGCGGTCCTCTCCTCCGGCCGCAGAAGGCCTACGGGGGTGGGGGTGGTCGGGATGGTGGGGTGCGCATCATTGTCCTCTGGAGAGAGGATGGTGCGCAGGGCGTTGGTGTGAAGGGTGCGATCCTCTCGCTTGGGCGTGGGTTCGCTCTCCTGCGGCTCCAGGCCCAGTTGGGTGATGAGCCGCGAGACAGAGAAGCTGCTCAGGGGCTCTCCTGTCGAGAGCACGAAGCGTTCCAGATCGGTCTGTAGCGCAAAGCAGTCCGGGTAACGTTCGTCGCGCTCCCGGGCGACGGCCCGGGCCAGGATCTTCTGCATCTGTTCAGGAAGATCCGGCCGCCGTTCCTGCGCGGGGACGAACTCCTCGAAGAGGATCGCCCGCATGAGGGAGGCGTCTGTGGTTGCCTCGAAGGGCTTGCAGCGCGTGAGCAACTCGTAGAGGACGATGCCGAGCGCATAGACGTCGGACCGACGATCCATGGACGCTGCCTTGAGCTGCTCGGGCGCCATGTAGGCCAGTTTGCCCTTGAGGATGCCCTCCTGGGTCTGGGGGCCATACCCCGCGGCCTTGGCGATGCCGAAGTCCGCCACCTTCACCGCGCCCTGGCGCGAC encodes the following:
- a CDS encoding serine/threonine protein kinase; its protein translation is MKIGRYEIVRKLAMGGMAEVFLAKVAGPLGFEKTLVLKRILPHLADEPTFVEMFLSEAKLVAHLTHPNIVQIFDFGEADNAYFLAMEYIDGPNLRTLIKRAIAMDQPLHPAICAKIVAAACEGLAYAHDFRDPSTQQPMGLIHRDISPDNIMLSRQGAVKVADFGIAKAAGYGPQTQEGILKGKLAYMAPEQLKAASMDRRSDVYALGIVLYELLTRCKPFEATTDASLMRAILFEEFVPAQERRPDLPEQMQKILARAVARERDERYPDCFALQTDLERFVLSTGEPLSSFSVSRLITQLGLEPQESEPTPKREDRTLHTNALRTILSPEDNDAHPTIPTTPTPVGLLRPEERTARLSKTGHEAMTTPGGGTPRPSTAATSGMTSAGRPKPPPAPLSRSDMDDTAQFEASLRSSVRRRQWLLPTLLILVLVGGGGHYLWSHDALPFLAPSSAEAAIPAGTDVPAEETAVATAEPALPLAPSPSDPQLFPSPQPLGAHEEQPSLAKRSRAPEAEPSTAPEPPAPSNAPAEAEKGLVDFRLAAETRVLLNGQEVGVTPFLPLEIPEGRHIVRFINASLDKDVTRVISVKAGKTYVLKYNLHKN